One Eremothecium cymbalariae DBVPG#7215 chromosome 2, complete sequence DNA window includes the following coding sequences:
- a CDS encoding uncharacterized protein (no homolog in Ashbya gossypii), which translates to MPSAASGQPDAAQMLQRIAYSYVLGDPPPTTLQRLSIGRVIFPGASGHTPHPLLVLAVLLLHSPTSPLAPDALRLGNTGSTSHGTLTIHPHTNPALRLRTFPGRSLKRPVDGKRSVPSHGSMDVTAKTESSSSRCGVAFVISVPKAHNLRRLQLSEPVGGRERTISVSERLEETVSAW; encoded by the coding sequence ATGCCTTCGGCAGCATCTGGGCAGCCAGATGCTGCCCAGATGCTGCAACGCATCGCATATTCGTACGTCTTGGGCGACCCGCCTCCAACCACTCTCCAACGGCTCTCCATAGGGAGAGTCATCTTCCCTGGAGCGTCAGGCCACACTCCACATCCCCTTCTCGTCCTCGCTGTCCTGCTCTTGCACTCGCCCACGTCTCCGCTGGCACCCGATGCCCTTCGCTTAGGTAACACTGGTTCAACAAGTCACGGGACATTAACTATCCACCCACACACAAATCCTGCCTTGCGTCTGCGCACATTCCCAGGCCGCTCGCTCAAAAGGCCTGTGGACGGAAAGAGAAGCGTTCCTTCCCATGGCAGTATGGACGTAACTGCGAAGACCGAGAGCTCTTCGAGTCGATGTGGAGTCGCCTTTGTTATCTCAGTGCCCAAGGCACACAATTTGCGGAGACTGCAGCTTAGCGAACCAGTGGGCGGACGGGAACGGACTATCTCTGTTTCAGAAAGACTCGAAGAGACAGTAAGCGCGTGGTGA
- a CDS encoding acetate uptake transporter family protein (similar to Ashbya gossypii AER192W), producing MSIFDDAAAVRRGQEEGNGDLENQRQQRSRALPPTTAASTITPNAYSTGLLNDYDDDQAKVEKVRTSGAHDEYIYLGQQKFLKSDLYEAFGAPLNAGLAPVATRQFANPSPLGLSAFALTTFVLSLYNCNAAGVELPGVVVGLAFFYGGLIQLLAGMWEMVVGNTFGAVALSSYGGFWLSYAAINLPWFGIISSYIPTSGGSDVADYDQFRNALGIYLLAWAIFTFMLTICTMKSSLSFFALFLLLGVTFVLLAASEFKWSAGLRHAGGVVGVIVAIIAWYNALAGLATKENSYVRFSTVSLPGVGKSWSWR from the coding sequence ATGtccatttttgatgatgcagcagcagtaagACGGGGGCAAGAGGAAGGTAATGGCGACTTGGAAAACCAGCGACAGCAAAGATCTCGAGCCTTGCCACCCACTACAGCCGCTTCTACGATTACTCCCAACGCTTACAGTACCGGTCTTCTAAATGACTATGATGATGACCAGGctaaagttgaaaaagttcGGACTTCCGGTGCACATGATGAGTACATTTATCTCGGgcaacaaaaattcttgAAGTCCGATTTGTACGAGGCATTCGGGGCTCCGCTAAATGCAGGTTTAGCACCTGTTGCCACTCGTCAATTTGCCAATCCTTCGCCATTGGGTCTTTCTGCCTTCGCCTTGACAACATTTGTATTGTCTTTGTACAATTGTAATGCAGCGGGTGTGGAGTTGCCCGGTGTGGTCGTCGGGCTGGCCTTCTTCTACGGAGGATTGATTCAACTATTGGCTGGTATGTGGGAAATGGTGGTGGGCAACACCTTCGGTGCGGTCGCCCTTTCTTCATACGGAGGCTTCTGGCTATCGTATGCTGCAATTAATTTGCCATGGTTTGGGATCATAAGTTCCTATATCCCAACCTCCGGGGGTAGCGATGTCGCTGACTATGATCAGTTCCGTAACGCGCTGGGCATCTACTTGTTGGCTTGGGCCATTTTCACTTTTATGCTTACAATCTGCACCATGAAGTCTTCCCTAAGCTTTTTTGCactatttcttttgttagGAGTTACCTTTGTGCTCCTCGCGGCATCAGAGTTTAAGTGGAGCGCTGGTCTCCGCCATGCTGGCGGTGTGGTAGGGGTCATTGTTGCGATCATTGCATGGTACAATGCACTTGCAGGATTGGCTACCAAGGAAAACTCCTACGTCCGTTTTAGTACGGTGTCGCTACCTGGTGTTGGGAAGAGCTGGTCCTGGAGGTGA